Part of the Kineococcus aurantiacus genome, GGCCTTCGGCAGTGACGCCCACAGCCCCGGCGAGCTCGCCCGCAGTTTCCGCGCCGTCGCGCCGCTCGTGGAGGCCGCCGGGTTCAGGCCGGCCGACGACCCCACCGCCCTGTGGGGGCGCGGCTGAGCGGGGGCCGGGGGCGGTTCACCAGTGCGCGGCGCGCGGCACCGGCTGGCACGTCGGGCAGGAGAACGACGAGCGGTTCATGAAGGCGTCCCGGCGCACCGGCGACCCGCACCGCGGGCACGGCCGCCCGGCCTGCCCGTACACCGCCAGGGACCGGTCGAAGTAGCCCGAGGCCCCGTTGACGTTGACGTACAGCGAGTCGAAGCTCGTCCCGCCCGCCGCCAGGGCCGCGGTCATGACCTCGCGCAGACCGGCCAGGACGGCGGCGGCCTGGGCGCGGGTGACGGACCGGGTGGGCCGGGCGTAGTGCAGCCGGGCCCGCCACAGGGCCTCGTCGGCGTAGATGTTGCCCACGCCCGAGACCAGCGTCTGGTCCAGCAGGGCGCGCTTGAGGCCCGTGGTGCGCGCCCGCAGCCGGGTGGCGAAACCCGCGTCGTCGAAGGCCGGGTCGAGGGGGTCGCGCGCGATGTGCGCGACCGGGGCGGGCAGCAGCCGGGACCAGGGGGCGTCGGGGTGCTCCCCGGCCCCGCCGAGCCCGCCGTCGGCGACCCCCACGAGCGGGACGACGGCGATCCCGCCGAAGGTGCGCTGGTCGACGAAGCGCAGGTCCTCGCGGTCGTCGTCGAACTCCCACACCGCCCGCAGGTGCTTCTCCGGCGGGGCGTCGGCGGCCTCGACGAGCAGCTGACCGCTCATGCCGAGGTGGACGACCATCGCGTCGGTCGCCGACCCGTCCGCCTCGGCCAGGGGCATCCACAGGTACTTGCCGCGCCGCACGGCGTCGGCGACGACGAGCCCCTCGGTGCGGGCCACCGCGTCGGCGGGCCCCTCGACGTGCCGGCGGGTCACGCGCGGGTGCAGGAACCGGGCGGAGGAGACGGTGCGCCCCACCACCCAGCGCGCCACCCCGCGACGGACGACCTCGACCTCGGGCAGCTCGGGCACGTCAGGGTCCGGGGCGCGTCAGGACGAGGCGCGGACCGCGGCGGCGGCGGTCGCGGCGCGCAGGGCCTCGACGGCCGCCGAGGCGGCCTTCTGCTCGGCTTCCTTCTTGCTGCGCCCCTCCCCGTGCCCGATCGCCGTGCCGCCCACGACGGCGTCGGCCGTGAAGGTCTTGGCGTGGTCGGGGCCGGCCTCGGTGATGGCGTAGGAGGGCACCCCGAGGTTCTCGGCGGCGGTCAGCTCCTGCAGCGCCGTCTTCCAGTCCGTCCCGGCGCCGAGGCGCTCGGAGGACTCCATGAGCGGCGACGTCAGGCGCAGCACGAAGTCGCGCGTGTCGGCCATGCCCACCGACAGGTAGGACGCGCCGATGACGGCTTCCATGGTGTCGGCCAGGATGGAGTTCTTGTCCCGGCCACCGGTGCCGAGCTCCCCCTTGCCCAGGCGCACGAAGTCGCCCAGGCCCAGACCGCGGGCGATGTCGGCCAGTGCGCGGGAGTTCACGACAGCGGCCCGCAGCTTGGCGAGCCGGCCCTCGGAAACGTCCGCGAACCGCGCGTACAGCTCGTGCGTCACGACCAGGCCCAGGACGGAGTCCCCCAGGAACTCCAGGCGTTCGTTGGTCGGCAGCCCGCCGTGCTCGTAGGCGTAGGAGCGGTGGGTCAGGGCGAGCACCAGCAGGTCGGGCTCGATCTGCACCCCCAGCGCAGCAGTCAGCCGGGCGACGTCGCGGACGTCGCCCGGCATGACGGCGGGGGCCTGCTGAGCGGTCAGCTCAGAGGTCCTTGACCTTGCGGCCCTTGTACTCGAGGTACAGCGGGGTGCCGGCGGAGTCGGTGACGACGCGGGCGGTGTGCGGGCGCGAGTAGGCGACCTGGCCACGGACGGTGCCGCGGACCAGCGTCTCCTCGGACGCCTTCCACTGCGAACGGCGGGCGCGGGTGTTGCTGCGGGACATCTTCCGCTTCGGGACGGCCACGATCAGCTCTTCTCTCTGGTTCCGGACGGGGAGTCGTCACTGCTGGGGAGCAGGGACTGCAAGGCGGCCCACCGGGGGTCCGCCGGTTCTTCGGAGACGGGGGCCGGTTCGGACACCCCGATCTCGTAGTCCTGCTGGCAGGGGCCGTCGCACTCGGGCTGGAACGGCAGGTCCAGCACGATCGCGTCCCGCACGGCGGGTTCGAGGTCGACGAGTTCGCCCGGGGCGACCTCACGGATCTCGTCCTCGTCGTCGGCCACCTCCACCGGCGTCTTGCCGGGGTAGGCGAACAGCTCCTGCACCTGCACCTCGACCGGCTCGGTGACCTCGGTGAGGCACCGGACGCACTCGCCGACGGCGGTGCCGCGGACGGTGCCGGTGACGAGCACACCCTCCATGACGGCTTCCATCCGCAGGTCGAGCTCGAGGTCGCTGCCCTCGGGGACGCCGATGACGGCGATCCCGAGGTCGGCCGGGGCGGGGACGGTGCGCTGCAGGGTGCGCATCGTGCCCGGTCGGCGGCCCAGGTCGTGGGTGGACAGCACGAGCGGCGCGTCCGGGTCCAGGTGACCCTCCGGCAGTTGCCTCTTGCTCACGTCCACACCTCGTTCCCCGAGCGTTCCGACACACCACACGGCCCCGCCGCTGGTGGGAGCTCCACACGCGCCGAGGCCGTCCCCAAGGGTAACCGAGGGTGCGCCCCGCGACCCAATCGTGCGGTCAGGACCCGCTGGGCCGCTCGGCCCGCACGGCCCCGGCCACCGTCGGGGCCACGTCCGGGGTCCCGGCGGGCGCCTCCTCGGGCTCGGCGGAGGCCTCGCGCACCTTCAGCCGGTCGCGGCCGCGGGCGGCCTGCTGCTTGAGCCGGTCCAGCTCGTCCTCGAAGTCGGACAGCTTGCGGTCCACCCAGGCGTCGGCGTCCACGCGCAGCCGCTTGGCCTCCTCGCGGGCGGTGGCCACGATGTGGTCGGCGCGCTCGCGCGAGGCGCGGGTGACGGCCTGGGCGTCGACGAGCTCCTCGGCGCGCTCGCGGGCCTCGGCCAGGACCTTCTCGGCGTCGGCGCGGGCGGCCTCCAGGACCTCGTCGCGCTGGGCGAGCACGTCGCCGGCCTGCTGCACCTCGGCGGGCAGGAGCCGGCGGACGTCGCCGACCAGGGCGAGCAGCTGCTCGCGGTCGACCACCACCGACGACGACAGGGGGACGCCCCGCGCGCCCGACACGAGCGCGGCGAGCTCGCCGAGCTTCTCGTGCACCTCCACAGCAACTGCCTCCCGTAGTCCTCAGCCCTGGCCGGTGGGCCGGGCAGGGGCATTCTCCCCCAGCCGCGCGGCCAGCGCGGCACGCACCGCCGGGGGCACCAGCCCCGAGACGTCCGCGCCGTGGCGGGCGACCTCCTTGACCAGGGAGGAGGAGACGTGCCCGTACCGGGGGTCCCCCACGACGAACACCGTCTCCACGTCGCCCAGGTCCCGGTTCATCAGGGCCATGGGCAGCTCGTAGGCGTAGTCCGTCCCGCTGCGCAGGCCCTTGAGGACCACCCGGACCCCCAGGCGGCGGCAGTGGTCGACGAGCAGGCCGCCGGTGAACTCCTCCACCACGACGCGCCCGGCGCGCGGGTCCCCGCAGTCCGCCAGCGCCCGCCGCACCAGGTCGGCGCGCTCGGCCCCGGTGAACAGCCCCTGCTTGCCCGGGTTGACCGCCACGCCGGCGTGCACGACGTCGAACATCCCCGCCGCCCGCAGCAGCACGTCGAGGTGCCCGAGGGTCAGGGGGTCGAAGCTGCCGGGGCAGACGCACGCGCTCACCCGGTCAACCTCTCACGACCCGCTCGCGCGCCCCGCCCCCCTCAGAGCCCGGCGACCCAGACCGACGTCTCGCCGTACCGCCGTTCCCGCACCCCCGTCAGCGGCTCGGGCCAGCGCGGCTCGGGGCTGCGCGCGGACCGCTCCACGACGACCGTGGCCCCCGGGGCCAGCAGCGGCACCACGGCGTCCAGGACGGCGGAGACGTCGTCGGAGCCCACGGCGTAGGGCGGGTCCAGGAGCACCAGGTCCCAGCCGCCCTCGACGACGGCCCCGGCCGAGGCCAGGAAGCGCTCGACGGTGTCGGCGACGACGCGCACCCCGGCCAGGCCGACCGCCGCGACGTTGGCGCGCGCGGTGGCCGCGGCCGGGCGGGCGGCCTCGACGAGGACGACCTGCGCCGCGCCCCGGCTGGCGGCCTCCAGCCCCAGGGCCCCCGAGCCGGCGTAGAGGTCCAGCACGCGGGCCCCCTCCAGCGCGCCCGCGGCGTCGAGCGCGGAGAACAGCGCCTCGCGCACGCGGTCGCTGGTGGGGCGGGTCGTCTCCCCCGGCGGCACCTTCAGCCGGCGTCCCCCGGCCGTGCCGGCGACGATGCGTGTCACTCGAAACCCCTCAGGAGATCTTGCGCGCCCGGTGCGCGGCGTAGGCCCAGCCGATGCCCACGGCGGCGGCCGAGGCCAGCAACTGTCCCAGCACCAGCAGGTCGAACGCACCGCGCGCCAGCACGGCCAGCAGGACCGGCACGCTCACGAGGACGGCCAGGTCGGGCCCGGTCGTGGTCGCGGCGGCCGCCCCGGGCGGCAGCGAGCCCATGGCCGTGGCGATGACGGGCGCCGACAGGTCGGGGTCGGGTCGCACGGCTCCGCGCAGCGCGGCGGCGGCGAACCCGGGCCCGGCCAGGGCCCCCAGCAGCGCCCAGGTCCACCATGACGACCCGATCGACTCCCCGTGCAGCAGACCGGAGGTCGTCACCGCCAGCGGGTACGCGACCGCGCCCCACAGCGCCGAGAGCGCCGCGACGGGGATCCACCGCACGATGACGACGGTCGAGGCGGCGATGGGCAGGGTCCGCGCCGCGGCCGGCACCAGGGCCAGGCCGCGGGCCGGTTCGGACAGCGTCGTGGCCGCGGCGTACCCGGCGAGCCAGAGCAGCAGCGCGGCCACGGCCCGGTGCGCGGACGTGCCCGCCGCCAGCACGAACGGCACGAGCGCGAGGACCCCGGCCGTCACCAGCCGGCGCGGCTGGCGGCGCAGGAGCGTGACGTCGGCCGCGACGAGCGCCGCCACGGGCCCGTGCACGCGCGGGAAGCGCCGGCGGCGGGCGACGCGGCCGTCGGAGTCCGCCGACAGGGCCCGGCCCATCTCGCGGACGTCGAACTGCAGGACCGAGGACGTCAGCCGCTCCAGCCGGGAGGCACCGCGCCGCAGCGAGGGCGAGGGGACGTCCCCCGCCCGCCGGGCCGTGGGCCGCGCCAGCAGGACCAGCCCGACGAGGGCCCCCAGCCCCACGACGAGGGCCGGGACGAGCACCTGCCGGGGGTGCACGGCGTCGAGGGAGATCCCGACGGCCGCGCTGGCGGCCAGCGCCACGACGAGCGCGACCCCGACCGCGTCGAGGACCCGGCTCGCGCGCAGCAGGGCGGGCACCCCCGCCCCGACCGCGGGGCGCACGACGAGCAGGAACCCGAGCCCGGCCAGCCCGGCTCCGACGGCGAACCCGCCGAGCAGACCAGCGGCGACCAGCGCCCCGGACAGCTGCCCCGCGACCCCGAAGGCCACCGAGGTCGCCCACGCGGTGAACGACCCGCCCGCCAGCGCCGAGCCCAGCGCCCGGTTGCGCACGACGGGCCGCAGGAGCCGGCCGCGGTCGACGGGCAGCGGGGTCCACCAGGTCGTCGGGGCGGTGCCCAGGGAGACCGGGCCCAGGCGGCACCAGACGGCCAGGCCGAAGGCGGTGACGCTCAGGGACAGCCCGACGGCGGTGAGGACGGCGGAGGTCTGGGCGACCCAGCCGGGGCCGTCGCCGCTGCTGGACAGCCCGGCGCGCAGCGCGTCGCGCAGCCCCGCGCTGCCGCCGAGCAGCAGCAGGAACGCGATGCCGACCTG contains:
- the mutM gene encoding bifunctional DNA-formamidopyrimidine glycosylase/DNA-(apurinic or apyrimidinic site) lyase yields the protein MPELPEVEVVRRGVARWVVGRTVSSARFLHPRVTRRHVEGPADAVARTEGLVVADAVRRGKYLWMPLAEADGSATDAMVVHLGMSGQLLVEAADAPPEKHLRAVWEFDDDREDLRFVDQRTFGGIAVVPLVGVADGGLGGAGEHPDAPWSRLLPAPVAHIARDPLDPAFDDAGFATRLRARTTGLKRALLDQTLVSGVGNIYADEALWRARLHYARPTRSVTRAQAAAVLAGLREVMTAALAAGGTSFDSLYVNVNGASGYFDRSLAVYGQAGRPCPRCGSPVRRDAFMNRSSFSCPTCQPVPRAAHW
- the coaD gene encoding pantetheine-phosphate adenylyltransferase, yielding MSACVCPGSFDPLTLGHLDVLLRAAGMFDVVHAGVAVNPGKQGLFTGAERADLVRRALADCGDPRAGRVVVEEFTGGLLVDHCRRLGVRVVLKGLRSGTDYAYELPMALMNRDLGDVETVFVVGDPRYGHVSSSLVKEVARHGADVSGLVPPAVRAALAARLGENAPARPTGQG
- a CDS encoding YceD family protein, whose product is MSKRQLPEGHLDPDAPLVLSTHDLGRRPGTMRTLQRTVPAPADLGIAVIGVPEGSDLELDLRMEAVMEGVLVTGTVRGTAVGECVRCLTEVTEPVEVQVQELFAYPGKTPVEVADDEDEIREVAPGELVDLEPAVRDAIVLDLPFQPECDGPCQQDYEIGVSEPAPVSEEPADPRWAALQSLLPSSDDSPSGTREKS
- the rnc gene encoding ribonuclease III, translating into MPGDVRDVARLTAALGVQIEPDLLVLALTHRSYAYEHGGLPTNERLEFLGDSVLGLVVTHELYARFADVSEGRLAKLRAAVVNSRALADIARGLGLGDFVRLGKGELGTGGRDKNSILADTMEAVIGASYLSVGMADTRDFVLRLTSPLMESSERLGAGTDWKTALQELTAAENLGVPSYAITEAGPDHAKTFTADAVVGGTAIGHGEGRSKKEAEQKAASAAVEALRAATAAAAVRASS
- the rsmD gene encoding 16S rRNA (guanine(966)-N(2))-methyltransferase RsmD, whose protein sequence is MTRIVAGTAGGRRLKVPPGETTRPTSDRVREALFSALDAAGALEGARVLDLYAGSGALGLEAASRGAAQVVLVEAARPAAATARANVAAVGLAGVRVVADTVERFLASAGAVVEGGWDLVLLDPPYAVGSDDVSAVLDAVVPLLAPGATVVVERSARSPEPRWPEPLTGVRERRYGETSVWVAGL
- the rpmF gene encoding 50S ribosomal protein L32, yielding MAVPKRKMSRSNTRARRSQWKASEETLVRGTVRGQVAYSRPHTARVVTDSAGTPLYLEYKGRKVKDL
- a CDS encoding DUF6297 family protein, producing the protein MSAPPPDLAGRLVGPLADQPYPTRRDLLDEAAPSRAARGLRATVVDTYTTLLQVGIAFLLLLGGSAGLRDALRAGLSSSGDGPGWVAQTSAVLTAVGLSLSVTAFGLAVWCRLGPVSLGTAPTTWWTPLPVDRGRLLRPVVRNRALGSALAGGSFTAWATSVAFGVAGQLSGALVAAGLLGGFAVGAGLAGLGFLLVVRPAVGAGVPALLRASRVLDAVGVALVVALAASAAVGISLDAVHPRQVLVPALVVGLGALVGLVLLARPTARRAGDVPSPSLRRGASRLERLTSSVLQFDVREMGRALSADSDGRVARRRRFPRVHGPVAALVAADVTLLRRQPRRLVTAGVLALVPFVLAAGTSAHRAVAALLLWLAGYAAATTLSEPARGLALVPAAARTLPIAASTVVIVRWIPVAALSALWGAVAYPLAVTTSGLLHGESIGSSWWTWALLGALAGPGFAAAALRGAVRPDPDLSAPVIATAMGSLPPGAAAATTTGPDLAVLVSVPVLLAVLARGAFDLLVLGQLLASAAAVGIGWAYAAHRARKIS